A stretch of Arachis hypogaea cultivar Tifrunner chromosome 15, arahy.Tifrunner.gnm2.J5K5, whole genome shotgun sequence DNA encodes these proteins:
- the LOC112748925 gene encoding cytochrome P450 82A4-like — translation MCLLMRNPNILEKAKEELDTQVGNQRCIKESDINKLVYLQAIVKETLRLCPAAPLSAPREFTQDCTLGGYHIKKGTQLITNIWKINTNSHSWPYPLEFKPERFLTTHKDVDVRGHHFELLPFGSGRRMCPGVSFGLQMVHFTLASFLHSFEILNPSSEPVDMTGILGLTNVKATPLEVLVKPRFSPDCYDL, via the coding sequence ATGTGTTTGCTTATGAGAAATCCTAATATACTAGAGAAAGCAAAAGAAGAACTTGACACCCAAGTTGGAAACCAGAGATGCATAAAAGAGTCGGATATAAACAAATTGGTATATCTTCAAGCAATAGTCAAAGAGACACTACGGTTGTGTCCGGCAGCCCCTCTTTCAGCGCCGCGCGAATTCACCCAAGATTGCACTTTAGGCGGATACCATATTAAGAAAGGAACTCAGTTAATTACAAATATCTGGAAGATTAACACCAATTCTCACAGTTGGCCATATCCATTGGAGTTCAAACCAGAAAGGTTTCTTACAACTCACAAAGATGTTGATGTTAGGGGTCACCATTTTGAGTTGTTACCATTTGGAAGTGGTAGAAGAATGTGTCCAGGAGTATCTTTTGGCCTTCAAATGGTTCACTTTACTCTGGCTAGCTTTTTACATTCCTTTGAAATCTTGAATCCATCTTCAGAACCTGTTGATATGACTGGAATTCTTGGATTGACTAATGTTAAAGCTACTCCACTTGAGGTTCTGGTTAAACCACGTTTCTCTCCTGACTGTTATGACTTATAA
- the LOC112750720 gene encoding vesicle transport protein GOT1 → MVSFEMNDRKKIGLGLTGFGIFFSFLGVVFFFDKGLLAMGNILFVSGVSLTIGLKSTMQFFMKRSNFKGTISFGIGFLILIMGWPILGMIIEAYGFIVLFSGFWPTLAVFLQKIPILGWLFQQPYVRSLFDRYRGRRVPI, encoded by the exons ATGGTTTCCTTTGAGATGAATGATCGCAAGA AGATTGGATTAGGGTTAACTGGATTTGGTATATTTTTCTCATTCCTTGGGGTAGTCTTCTTCTTCGACAAGGGATTACTAGCCATGGGAAAC ATCCTGTTTGTTTCTGGAGTGTCCTTAACCATTGGCCTGAAATCCACTATGCAATTCTTTATGAAACGAAGTAATTTCAAG GGAACAATCTCATTTGGTATTGGATTCTTGATTCTCATAATGGGATGGCCTATTTTGGGCATGATCATTGAGGCTTATGGATTCATCGTACTATTCAG TGGTTTCTGGCCTACACTGGCTGTTTTCTTACAGAAGATTCCCATTCTTGGTTGGTTGTTTCAACAGCCATATGTTCGATCG TTGTTTGACAGGTATAGGGGCCGGCGAGTACCTATTTAA